A stretch of Desulfurivibrio alkaliphilus AHT 2 DNA encodes these proteins:
- a CDS encoding HNH endonuclease, whose protein sequence is MAIAYHGLRCVGCGFHFGETYGVRGEGFIEVHHNKPLAADGQAQVVDPKTDLTPLCANCHRMIHRSRHDVLSIEELRELVRPNKALKATS, encoded by the coding sequence ATGGCCATCGCGTACCACGGCCTTAGATGTGTCGGATGCGGATTCCATTTTGGGGAAACATATGGTGTTCGCGGAGAGGGCTTCATCGAGGTGCATCACAACAAGCCGCTGGCCGCCGATGGCCAGGCACAGGTTGTTGATCCCAAGACAGACCTGACGCCGCTGTGTGCGAACTGTCACAGGATGATACACCGATCGAGACATGATGTGTTGTCCATCGAGGAACTGCGAGAACTGGTCCGTCCCAACAAGGCCTTGAAGGCGACGTCGTGA
- a CDS encoding ATP-dependent nuclease: MKYRESHKDKQLRKRFSNDHAHLLLRQIVLTEGTLRGLDALNITFQYPITAIAGKNGAGKSTILALACCAYHNKKSGFKLPKRKNTYYTFSDFFIQHTEEVPPEGIEIEYYFAHNKWKKSPTLPDGVGVGMQRRRKNKGGKWNDYSGRVRKNVVFLGIERIVPHSERSQSRSYSRVFSDGAPKGWEDKVKDAVGFVLGRTYSNFRRLEYSKYSLPIVQVGSAVYSGFNMGAGENALFEIFSTIYACGAGSLLVLDEIELGLHAEAQRRFIGRLKDVCYETHTQVICTTHSREIFDCLPYDARFFVEKVNGKSKITDGISSDFAFSKLAAIPSAEVELLVEDDVAKAILLTALPAAIRSRIAINVIGSATALARQLAAIHVRGEARPTLAIFDGDQRNKQDENSEHAKSMCEKPKGDFSEWFTSHIDYLPGDAWPEAWLVQRATECIPALAAAVSCDVDTLEDVLEYGLQAGKHKEFYEIAKQLGIERDMCLQSVAMIVTGVFKQEFEPLISHLTKALDDAG; encoded by the coding sequence ATGAAATACCGTGAAAGCCACAAAGACAAGCAACTTCGAAAGCGTTTTTCGAACGATCACGCACATTTGTTGTTGCGGCAGATCGTACTTACGGAGGGCACGCTCCGTGGGCTTGATGCGTTGAACATCACATTTCAATACCCAATTACCGCAATTGCAGGCAAGAACGGAGCCGGCAAATCTACTATTCTTGCCCTTGCTTGTTGTGCTTACCACAACAAAAAGAGTGGTTTCAAACTTCCGAAGCGTAAGAACACGTACTACACGTTTTCCGATTTCTTTATCCAACATACTGAGGAGGTTCCCCCAGAGGGGATCGAGATTGAGTACTACTTCGCGCATAACAAGTGGAAGAAGAGTCCAACATTGCCAGACGGCGTTGGCGTTGGTATGCAACGTCGTCGGAAGAACAAAGGAGGGAAGTGGAATGACTATTCAGGGCGCGTTCGGAAAAACGTAGTCTTCTTGGGGATTGAACGAATCGTTCCTCACAGCGAGCGTAGTCAGTCACGTTCATATTCAAGAGTCTTTAGCGATGGTGCGCCGAAGGGATGGGAAGATAAAGTCAAAGATGCTGTCGGGTTTGTGCTTGGGCGTACCTACAGTAATTTCAGGCGCCTAGAATATTCAAAATACAGCCTGCCGATCGTTCAAGTTGGCAGCGCGGTCTATTCTGGCTTCAACATGGGGGCCGGTGAAAACGCACTGTTTGAAATCTTTTCTACCATCTACGCTTGCGGCGCAGGTTCCTTGCTCGTGTTGGATGAAATCGAATTGGGGCTTCACGCAGAAGCTCAACGTCGATTCATTGGGCGCCTCAAGGATGTTTGCTATGAGACACATACCCAAGTGATTTGCACAACCCATTCCCGCGAGATATTTGACTGTCTGCCCTATGACGCACGTTTTTTTGTTGAGAAGGTAAACGGCAAGTCGAAAATCACAGACGGCATCTCATCAGACTTTGCTTTTTCTAAGCTTGCTGCAATACCTAGCGCTGAAGTTGAGCTTCTCGTTGAGGACGATGTTGCAAAAGCTATCCTCTTAACTGCTTTGCCTGCCGCAATTCGCTCGCGTATCGCAATCAACGTAATCGGATCGGCAACCGCCTTGGCCCGCCAACTTGCTGCAATTCATGTTCGAGGAGAAGCACGCCCGACATTGGCAATCTTTGATGGTGACCAACGTAACAAACAAGATGAGAACTCCGAACACGCCAAGAGCATGTGTGAGAAACCAAAGGGTGATTTTTCCGAGTGGTTCACTTCACACATAGATTACTTGCCGGGAGATGCATGGCCAGAAGCATGGCTTGTTCAACGTGCAACCGAGTGTATCCCTGCGCTCGCAGCGGCCGTATCGTGTGACGTCGATACACTTGAGGACGTTCTTGAGTATGGCCTTCAAGCTGGGAAGCATAAAGAGTTCTACGAAATAGCGAAGCAGCTTGGAATCGAACGAGACATGTGTTTGCAATCTGTCGCTATGATTGTCACAGGCGTGTTTAAGCAGGAATTTGAACCGCTCATTTCCCACCTCACGAAAGCTCTGGACGATGCTGGCTAA
- a CDS encoding site-specific integrase translates to MATFEKRGQYQIRAKVRKHGYRTITKTFNNVADAKAWARQVEAAMDRGAYIPVAAAEKNTLRMVLERYRKEICPRLARAGRDEFARLNRLTEALGDLSLAALQPAEVARYRDQRLKAGAAPQTVKHDLGLLNRVLKACVMDWGIPLPHGIVTAQVRKPSPPSGRDRRLESREEEKLLAAAQASKSREIEKIITIALETAARRAEIASMRWEHINLDKRIWFIPAAATKTKTARTVPLSTGAMAVLQGLPRRIDGQVWSFSHPDGITQAFDRICKRAEIEDLRFHDLRHEATSRLFEKGLNMMEVAAITGHKDLKMLKRYTHLKAEDLVARLG, encoded by the coding sequence ATGGCAACTTTTGAGAAGCGTGGACAATACCAAATCAGGGCCAAGGTTCGCAAGCACGGCTACCGGACCATCACCAAGACCTTCAACAACGTGGCCGACGCCAAGGCCTGGGCCCGCCAGGTTGAGGCGGCCATGGACCGTGGTGCCTATATCCCGGTGGCGGCGGCCGAAAAAAACACCCTCCGGATGGTTTTGGAGCGTTACCGGAAAGAAATTTGCCCCCGCCTGGCCCGGGCCGGCCGGGATGAATTCGCCCGGCTCAACCGCTTAACCGAAGCCCTGGGCGATCTCTCCTTGGCCGCATTGCAGCCCGCCGAAGTGGCCAGATACCGCGATCAACGGCTTAAAGCCGGCGCCGCCCCGCAAACGGTCAAGCATGACCTGGGCTTGCTTAACCGCGTTCTCAAGGCCTGCGTAATGGATTGGGGCATCCCCCTCCCCCACGGCATTGTTACCGCTCAGGTTCGCAAACCATCACCGCCAAGCGGACGGGATCGCCGACTGGAAAGTCGTGAAGAGGAAAAGCTGCTGGCGGCCGCTCAGGCCTCAAAAAGCCGGGAGATCGAAAAGATCATCACCATAGCCTTGGAGACCGCCGCCAGACGTGCGGAAATAGCCTCCATGCGGTGGGAGCATATCAACTTGGACAAACGGATCTGGTTTATCCCTGCTGCCGCCACCAAAACCAAGACGGCCCGTACCGTCCCGCTTTCAACCGGGGCGATGGCAGTATTGCAAGGCCTTCCCCGGCGGATTGACGGCCAGGTGTGGTCATTCAGCCACCCCGATGGGATAACCCAGGCCTTCGATCGGATATGCAAGCGGGCCGAAATCGAGGATCTCCGTTTTCACGATCTGCGCCACGAAGCCACCAGCCGGTTGTTTGAAAAAGGCCTGAACATGATGGAAGTGGCGGCGATCACCGGCCACAAAGACTTGAAAATGCTGAAACGGTACACCCACCTAAAGGCCGAGGACCTGGTGGCCCGGCTGGGTTGA